Below is a window of Serinibacter arcticus DNA.
TGCGGGACGACCTCGGCGTGCGTGACGCGGAAGGTCGCCGTCGTGCCGTCGGACAGGTCGACGAGCACCTCGAGCCGGCGGTGAGCCGGTCGAGGTCGCGGAAGATCGCGCCCTCGACACCGGAGTCGACGTGGCCGGCGATCACCGCCGGACCCACGCTCCCCGGCACCGTGCCCTCGGAGAACCAGCCCGCGACCTCCGGCACCGCCGGTCGTTGAGGACCCGATCGGGGTCGCGGACGAGGGTCCTCCAGCGCGGAGGTCACGTCGATCTCCGGGATGCGCACCGTCGTCGGGACGACGCCCGCGCCGGGATCGGCTGCGGGCCGGTCGCCGTCGGGACGCCCTCGGCGCGGGGCTGCAGGGTGAGGCGGCCCTCCGCGTCGGAGGTGCCCGACGGCGAGGCCTGCGCCCCGTCCGTCGTCGCCGCGGCGGACTCGTCCCCGGCCAGCGGCGGGCAGCCTCCGAGCAGGTCCGTCTCGAGGGAGAGCCGACCCAGCGCGGCCCAGGCCGCGCCGAAGTACGTCGGGTTCTCCACGACCGCGTCCGAGGCGCGGAGGTCGGCCGCGGCCCCGGTGAGGTCGCCGTCGAGCGCCCTGATCGCCGCCCGCGCCACGTAGGTGACGGGGTGCTGGTCCTGGGTCAGGGCGGCGCCCGCCGAGGTCGAGCTCGGCCGCGAGCACCTCCTGCTGCTCGAGCGCGCCCACGGCCGGCGCGATCGCCGCGTGGTCGTCCGGGTCGCAGGACTCGACGTACCGCACGAGGGTGCGCGCGGCGTCGTACCCGAAGAGCACCCCGCGACCGTCCGGACCGGGCATGGCCTCGACGCGGCCGTCGGCGGCGTGCACCTGGGCCCAGTTCGGCGGCAGCGTGCCGCCGGTGGTGAGCTCCGCGGTGACGGCGCGCGACCCGGCGTCGAGCTCGGCCCAGCGCGGGTCGCCGTCGAGCTCGGCGAGCAGCCGGGTGGCACGGGGGAGGGGTAGCTGGGGTTGACCTGGTAGGGGTCGACGTCGGCCCACGGGCCCGCGAGCAGGACCCGGCCGAGGGCCGTCTCCGCGGTCTCGAGTCGAGCACCGCCTGCCCGAGCGCGGTCGCCGCCTCGGTGTAGGCGGGCTCGTCGAACCGCTCGCCGGCCAGCACGAGGGCGCGGGCGGCGTCGAGGTCGGCGTCCGATGCGGGCTCGTCGTCGACGACGGCGCCGTCCGCCCAGCGCCAGGACAGCAGGCCGTCCGCACGCTGGAGGTTGTCGCGGGTCCAGGTCCACGTGGCGTCGAACGTCTCGGCGTCGCCGACGCCGCCACGAGCATCCCGTAGGCGACGGTGTCGCTCCTGGTCGTGGCGCACGACGCGGCCGTCGGGGTCGACGTAGGTGGCGAGGAAGTCCTCGCCGGCCTCGACGCGTGCGCGCCCGGTCGGCTCGGGGGCGCTGGTACCGCGGGCGTCGTGGGGGCCGGCGCCGGGTCACCCGGCGCGCACGCCCCAGGGCGAGCGCGCCGGTCAGGGCGACGGCGAGGACCCCGGTCCGAGCTGCGGTCCTCACGCGACCTCCGGACGGCGACGGACGAGCGCGCGAAGACCGACGACGAGGCCCAGGGCCCCGGCGACACCGGCGATCGCGGCCCGTGCGGCGGTCGGCCTCCAGCACACCTCACCGGTGGCGACACCCCCCTGCGGTGCCGCCGACGGTCCGCTCGCGTCCTCGAGGGTCGTGAGCGTGATCTGGTCGCCGTCGTCGAGGACGACGAGCGTGTTGACGCTGCGGCGGGGAGGTCCACCTGGACCGTGCCGGACTGCGTCCCCTCGACGTCGAGCGTCCAGCGACCGGCGCCGACCTCGGCGTAGTCGGTCGCGGTACCGAACGCGGCGCCCCGGGCGATGGGGGTCCCCGTGTCGGTGGTGACGTCGACCTCGGGGAGGAGACGGAGGCCTGGATGAGACGGACGCGCGCCGTCGGCGGGGTGTGAGGTCGTCGGCGATGACCCGGCCGGACAGGGCGTTGAGGCCGACCGCCGCCACCGTCGCCGCGCCGCCGGGGACGACCTCGAAGGTCTGGTGATGGGGGTCGGTGCCCCTCGGGGCGCCGGCCGGGATCATCGCGACGGTGTACGTGCCCTGCGGCAGGCGGGTGTAGCCGGAGACGTCCCCGTAGCCGACGTCCTCGAACGTCAGGTCGGTCGTGCCGGCGACGGCGGTGAGCCGCGCGTCGACCGCGGGGTGTCGGGGGAGAGTGACCCAGACGCACCCAGCCGTCCACGGGGGCGGGCTCGGCGGGCGCGGCGGCGGCGGGGGCCGCGGCACCGAGCGCCGCCAGGCCGAACGTGAGGCCGAGCGTGACGGTGGCGCGGGTGGCGCGCGACGTGGTGCGGGAGCGGCGGGCGGCCGGCGCTGTCGAGGTGGTCGGGGCGGTGCGGGTGGTGGTCATGGGGACTCCATCTCTCCTGGCGTTCTCGGGCGGGCTGGTGGTTCGAGGGCGTGCGGTCGGGTGGTGCGGTCGTCGGGGTGCGGGGGCCGCGGGCGGCTGGGCCGTCACGGTGTGGTGAGCGAGTAGGTCACCAGCAGCCCCTCGTCCGTGGTGGTCACCGACTGCGGCGCGAAACCGGGGTTCTGGTTCGTGAACCAGTCCGCCAGCTCGATCTCGGCGTCCGTGG
It encodes the following:
- a CDS encoding DUF4397 domain-containing protein, which encodes MPRPPPPPRPPSPPPWTAGCVWVTLPRHPAVDARLTAVAGTTDLTFEDVGYGDVSGYTRLPQGTYTVAMIPAGAPRGTDPHHQTFEVVPGGAATVAAVGLNALSGRVIADDLTPRRRRASVSSRPPSPPRGRRHHRHGDPHRPGRRVRYRDRLRRGRRRSLDARRRGDAVRHGPGGPPRRSVNTLVVLDDGDQITLTTLEDASGPSAAPQGGVATGEVCWRPTAARAAIAGVAGALGLVVGLRALVRRRPEVA